Below is a genomic region from Triticum dicoccoides isolate Atlit2015 ecotype Zavitan chromosome 5A, WEW_v2.0, whole genome shotgun sequence.
gtttgGTCCCCTAACATAcatccagacgccaaggaccctggcgtctggtcccctGACATACAGCCAGACGCCAAGGATCCTGGCGTCTGGCTCCCTGTGCATATAAATGACTAAATACAGATTTCATCATTCATGTCAAACATTCATATAAACATTCATTTAAATGACTAAATCACAGGAAACAACAATTACCATAAATCACATCATTCATTTATGTCAAACATTCATAGCAACTTCACGAATCCGGTACAACTTAATTCGAACGGCAACAAGTTCATGGAAAGAAACGACAACAAGTTCATGGAAAGAGACTACACCAGGTTCGTCGAAACAAACTAGAACAAGCTCATTGAAACAAACTACAACAAGCTCACTTCTTCCTTCCTCTCTTCACGATATCTGCAAGTGTATGCTCCTCCTCTTCGCTAGCCTCATGCTCCTCCTCTTCGCTAGCCTCCTCCGCCTCTGCATCAATGTTGGACTTATATCTTTGCATTCCCGCAGGCATAAATTGATGAggatactccggactatggaattgagtgtTCCATATCTTCTTTCTACCTTTCTGGCCCGGTGTCTTAGCTATTGCTTTGCCTTTTTTAGAGCGGGCATTGCCTTGTGTCGGTTGTGTAACCTGTgatggttgtggagcatcaacatcatactcatgatcctcttgatgtgttgcatcatACTCATGCTCATCATGATGTGTTGGCTCCTCTTGATGTGCTGGCTCCTCTTCATTGACCTCCTCCTCTATGTCCTCTTCGTTCTGGACATAACGCCGTTTATTAGCTCTGGCGGCGCGGCTACCTGGTGCATACACGTCACTGGACTGAGCACCATGGCAAGAAAGCATAGCTGCCATCTTATGGAACCGCTTCTTGAACTTCTGCGACAACACAAAAGATGCTATGATATGAGATCCAAATAACTAATCCGCGAAAAAAACTTTTATAATATATTGCGACTAACCTCCATCGTGCTCCTAAGAGTCCTCTCAGATAATGCATCACCAGGTGGATGACTCAGTGCAACATTGGCATCGTTGACGCACAGAAGCAACTCTCTGCCCTGCAATTCATGAACACACCAAACTTATGTATTTGAAAGAAGACAACATGATGCAAGTATGTTAGAATAGGTCAAACAGACTACCATTTCGTCATGCATCGGTGCGTAGTCAACAtgagcccctctggtgtctctcacagccgtgttgaaggtatgataaccttctgcagtctccgggtcttcagacaccAACTCCGACCACTCCTCGTGAGTCCAACCTGGCTTCAGCTTTAACCGGTAACGATCCGCATACCACACTTGATACTTCTGATATGCTGACTGATTGTGAGGTCTATTCTCTGATTGCACTAACGTGTCTCTTTGATTCCAAATTTCTATCCACGCACGGTGTTTGTTTGCCCAATCCGATATATCCTGATTGTTCCTTCGATCGAACCTACAAATGATGCAcgggacaaagcattagcaaacactgacttattcaatgctctactacatactcaaggcatgcttgcttaccgatgcagagatagcatttcctccttgctctcctcaattggaataccttgtctttttccaaattgtcttgccacatggtctacaaagtgccactcgactgcgaagaagcatatcattgggcaCCTCGCCCGCCAAAGATGGCTATCACGCGTGCACATCTCATTAAGATCAAAGTCACGATCTTCCACATAAGGCAACCAATGTACCTGCAAAACAAAGAGATACATTGTTAGCTACATACATAAGTTTCATTCTTGACTAAATTTTATCTCATCGAACTTCTCATAACCTGCTCAGCAGTCAAGGTGTCCAGCTCGTTCATatagcacttgtatcgcacatgcgagcttcctgtgtacactgtcacttgttcccaatagtaagcaagcgtagggcgccgatatggatcatcatcatgcaacccgtcatgattaccccgtgggtttgccatgagggggttcttcaaatcgggccgtccaaccgggatccgctcccacatccacacggataggctccaaacaaacccagacaatgaggatgtacctcc
It encodes:
- the LOC119297165 gene encoding uncharacterized protein LOC119297165, coding for MNELDTLTAEQVHWLPYVEDRDFDLNEMCTRDSHLWRARCPMICFFAVEWHFVDHVARQFGKRQGIPIEESKEEMLSLHRFDRRNNQDISDWANKHRAWIEIWNQRDTLVQSENRPHNQSAYQKYQVWYADRYRLKLKPGWTHEEWSELVSEDPETAEGYHTFNTAVRDTRGAHVDYAPMHDEMGRELLLCVNDANVALSHPPGDALSERTLRSTMEKFKKRFHKMAAMLSCHGAQSSDVYAPGSRAARANKRRYVQNEEDIEEEVNEEEPAHQEEPTHHDEHEYDATHQEDHEYDVDAPQPSQVTQPTQGNARSKKGKAIAKTPGQKGRKKIWNTQFHSPEYPHQFMPAGMQRYKSNIDAEAEEASEEEEHEASEEEEHTLADIVKRGRKK